A portion of the Algimonas porphyrae genome contains these proteins:
- a CDS encoding DUF547 domain-containing protein, with amino-acid sequence MIKTFLISAAFIAAPLALSSIAFAAETSGMTETQTSMTEAYANVLARNMTPGPDGVMLFDYASVKTNGDHDTIKAFIAEQAALTPSEMSDAEATAYWANLYNAITLDVVLDDYPVKSIRSLGFLSSGPWKRDVVTVEGEVLSLDNIEHDILRVDFATPYIHYMVNCASIGCPNLRPELWTADGMEADWHDAASAFINADRGVTIDAKGRIAVSKIYKWFADDFGQTEDDLRAHLAQHATGEKRAALISGAKFQGSHYNWDLNRPKQGG; translated from the coding sequence ATGATTAAGACTTTTCTCATCAGTGCGGCTTTTATCGCCGCCCCTCTTGCGCTTTCATCAATCGCCTTTGCCGCGGAGACGTCCGGAATGACCGAAACCCAGACCTCCATGACCGAGGCTTATGCGAACGTGCTGGCGCGCAATATGACGCCGGGGCCGGATGGGGTGATGCTGTTTGATTATGCATCCGTAAAAACCAATGGTGATCACGACACGATCAAGGCCTTCATCGCCGAACAGGCGGCGCTGACACCGTCCGAAATGAGCGATGCTGAGGCTACAGCCTATTGGGCCAATCTTTATAATGCGATCACGCTGGACGTCGTTCTGGACGATTATCCGGTCAAGTCGATCCGTTCGCTCGGCTTTCTCAGCTCCGGCCCGTGGAAACGTGATGTCGTCACCGTCGAGGGCGAGGTGCTGAGCCTTGATAACATCGAGCATGACATTCTACGTGTCGATTTCGCCACGCCCTACATTCATTATATGGTCAATTGCGCCTCGATCGGTTGCCCGAACCTTCGCCCTGAATTGTGGACGGCGGACGGTATGGAAGCGGACTGGCACGACGCCGCTTCCGCCTTCATCAATGCGGACCGGGGCGTGACAATCGACGCCAAAGGCCGCATCGCGGTCTCGAAAATCTACAAATGGTTTGCCGATGATTTCGGTCAGACCGAAGACGATCTGCGCGCCCATCTGGCCCAGCATGCGACGGGCGAAAAGCGCGCAGCCCTGATATCCGGGGCCAAGTTCCAAGGTAGTCATTACAACTGGGATTTGAACCGGCCCAAACAGGGTGGCTAA
- a CDS encoding alpha/beta hydrolase family protein, with protein sequence MKTLPMLAGLVSVLALATAPVLAAPMEIEDLAKIKSAGNLTVAPDGQTIAFTVSKYPDLHAGDEDGFSKSQLYIKRTGAEAVLFTSGENSVSRPHFSPDGDTVYFLTRRGEDKHNALYSLSLSGGEATKVFQHETGIGDYAISPNGQTLYFVATEKDEDKSKLSKKGFDAYAYEEDQTLAALWTVSLDAEDAKADTLFTDKHVTGVELSSDGRSLVVAAVPTALVDDSLMKTRLHVLDAASGRLRAEVATPGKLGSFVISPDNQRIAFQAGTDIHDTSTGVLMLANMSDGSFRQLTPDALQHITDVEWLDNDSILANAHRGVESALVSYSLSGDEERIFATPADVVVRNVEVGQGGKLFFTADSPKHPSEVFKAEGGAVQKLTDNNGWLADIDLAPQTTFTFTARDGREIQGLLITPTGTQPANGWPLIMTVHGGPEAHDSDGWLTAYSRPGQFGAGDGYAVFYPNYRGSTARGVAFAKEHQNDYAGAEFNDLTDAVDALVAAGIADKDRVGITGGSYGGYASMWGATAQTDHFAAAVPFVGISNQVSKFGTSDIPNEMHLVHSLKWPWEDNWMNLIERSPIFHAGKSTTPTLIMHGERDTRVHPSQSMELYRSMKVRTDTPVRLVFYPREGHGNRRAAARTDYAYRLMRWMDTYLAEGATRNDPMPEFDLNLSEKLGWDKKDDDE encoded by the coding sequence ATGAAGACACTCCCCATGCTTGCCGGACTGGTTTCCGTTCTGGCCCTCGCCACCGCGCCCGTTCTGGCGGCACCGATGGAAATTGAAGATCTGGCAAAGATCAAGAGTGCCGGCAATCTGACCGTGGCGCCGGACGGTCAGACGATTGCCTTTACCGTGTCGAAATATCCCGACCTGCATGCAGGTGACGAAGACGGCTTCTCCAAGAGCCAACTCTACATCAAGCGCACAGGAGCCGAAGCGGTTCTGTTCACATCCGGTGAAAACAGTGTCAGCCGCCCGCATTTCAGCCCCGATGGCGACACGGTCTATTTCCTGACCCGCCGCGGCGAGGACAAGCATAATGCGCTCTATTCTCTGTCTCTGAGCGGCGGCGAAGCGACAAAGGTCTTCCAGCACGAAACCGGGATCGGCGACTACGCCATCTCCCCGAACGGTCAGACGCTCTACTTCGTCGCGACGGAAAAGGACGAGGACAAATCGAAACTCAGTAAAAAAGGGTTCGATGCCTATGCCTATGAAGAGGACCAGACCCTGGCCGCCCTCTGGACAGTATCGCTCGACGCGGAAGACGCAAAAGCTGACACTCTGTTTACCGACAAACATGTCACGGGCGTCGAACTGTCATCCGACGGCCGCAGCCTGGTCGTGGCCGCTGTCCCGACCGCGCTGGTCGATGACAGTCTGATGAAAACACGTCTGCATGTGCTGGACGCCGCGTCCGGGCGTCTGCGGGCCGAGGTCGCGACACCCGGCAAGCTTGGCAGTTTTGTGATTTCTCCGGATAATCAGCGCATCGCCTTTCAGGCCGGAACCGACATTCATGACACCTCGACCGGTGTTCTCATGCTCGCCAATATGAGCGATGGCAGCTTCCGCCAGCTGACGCCGGATGCGCTGCAGCATATCACCGATGTGGAATGGCTCGACAATGATTCCATTCTGGCCAACGCCCACCGCGGCGTGGAAAGCGCGCTCGTTTCCTACAGCCTGAGCGGCGACGAAGAACGTATATTCGCCACGCCGGCGGATGTGGTGGTGCGCAATGTCGAAGTCGGCCAGGGCGGCAAGCTCTTCTTCACCGCCGACAGCCCGAAACACCCCAGCGAAGTCTTCAAGGCCGAAGGCGGGGCGGTGCAGAAGCTGACCGACAATAATGGCTGGCTGGCGGACATCGATCTTGCACCGCAGACGACCTTTACCTTTACGGCGCGCGACGGGCGCGAGATTCAGGGTCTGCTGATCACGCCGACGGGGACCCAGCCCGCCAATGGCTGGCCGCTGATCATGACCGTGCATGGCGGCCCAGAAGCGCATGATTCGGATGGCTGGCTGACCGCCTATTCGCGGCCCGGCCAGTTCGGGGCGGGTGACGGTTACGCCGTCTTCTACCCGAACTATCGCGGATCCACCGCGCGCGGCGTCGCCTTCGCCAAGGAACACCAGAATGATTATGCGGGTGCGGAGTTCAACGACCTGACCGACGCCGTCGACGCGCTGGTGGCCGCCGGGATCGCGGATAAGGACCGGGTCGGCATTACTGGCGGGTCCTATGGCGGCTACGCCTCCATGTGGGGCGCGACCGCGCAGACCGACCATTTCGCAGCCGCCGTGCCGTTTGTCGGCATTTCCAACCAGGTGTCCAAATTCGGCACCAGCGACATCCCGAACGAGATGCATCTGGTCCACTCGCTGAAATGGCCGTGGGAAGATAACTGGATGAACCTGATCGAGCGCTCGCCGATCTTCCATGCCGGCAAGTCGACCACGCCGACCCTGATCATGCATGGCGAGCGCGACACGCGCGTCCATCCGAGTCAGTCCATGGAGCTCTACCGCTCCATGAAAGTGCGGACCGATACGCCCGTGCGACTGGTCTTCTACCCGCGCGAGGGCCACGGCAACCGCCGGGCCGCGGCGCGGACGGATTACGCCTACCGCCTGATGCGCTGGATGGATACCTATCTGGCCGAAGGGGCCACACGGAATGACCCCATGCCCGAGTTTGACCTGAACCTGTCCGAAAAGCTCGGCTGGGATAAGAAGGACGACGACGAGTAG
- the gspE gene encoding type II secretion system ATPase GspE yields the protein MSAPASRPLLAYSFARQHGVIAVPGEGGTVTLAHRPSASRDALIEARRVVGHPVARETLTPEAFEQTLSGLYAQADLSSASEDALGAPQDLSALADGLPRTSDLLDSSDDAPIIRLINGVLQEAIRSRASDIHIEPYEERLAVRFRIDGTLSEALSLPARLAPALTSRVKVMSRLDIAQKRIPQDGRFSLNLGERAIDLRVSTLPSRHGERVVMRILEKDNQRMALEELGMDPAVQDTFANALARPNGIILVTGPTGSGKTTSLYAALSRLNDGSRNILTVEDPVEYALDGIGQTQVNNAVGMSFAAGLRAILRQDPDVVMVGEIRDPETAEIAVQASLTGHLVLSTVHTNSAIASVARLRDMGVEPFLLSSTLTALIAQRLVRRLCDDCKAPYDPSAAELAELGLTGRGVTMYKPVGCSHCSGVGYRGRLGIYEIVPMDETLRAMIHEGATESEMAKQAFAARQTLLADGADKVLAGLTSSDEVLRVCRTDEA from the coding sequence ATGTCCGCGCCTGCGTCAAGACCCCTACTGGCTTACAGCTTCGCCCGTCAGCACGGGGTGATCGCCGTGCCGGGCGAGGGCGGAACGGTCACGCTGGCGCATCGGCCCTCTGCATCCAGGGACGCGCTGATTGAAGCGCGGCGCGTCGTCGGTCATCCGGTTGCGCGCGAAACGCTGACGCCCGAAGCGTTCGAACAGACGCTCTCCGGCCTTTATGCGCAAGCGGACCTGTCATCTGCGTCCGAAGACGCGCTGGGCGCGCCGCAGGATCTGTCGGCACTGGCCGATGGTCTGCCGCGCACGTCCGACTTGCTGGACAGTTCGGACGATGCGCCGATCATTCGCCTGATCAATGGCGTGCTGCAGGAAGCGATCCGCTCGCGGGCCTCCGACATTCACATCGAACCCTATGAAGAACGGCTGGCAGTACGCTTCCGCATTGACGGAACCCTGTCCGAAGCCCTGTCGCTTCCGGCCCGTCTGGCCCCGGCCCTGACCAGTCGCGTCAAGGTGATGAGCCGCCTCGACATTGCGCAGAAACGCATACCGCAGGATGGGCGCTTCTCGCTCAATCTCGGGGAGCGGGCGATCGACCTGCGCGTCTCGACCCTGCCGTCGCGGCACGGCGAACGCGTCGTGATGCGGATACTGGAAAAGGACAATCAGCGTATGGCGCTGGAAGAGCTGGGCATGGACCCGGCGGTGCAGGATACATTTGCCAATGCGCTGGCCCGTCCTAACGGGATCATTCTTGTCACCGGGCCGACGGGCTCAGGCAAGACCACATCACTTTATGCGGCGCTGTCACGGCTCAATGACGGGTCACGCAATATTCTGACGGTCGAAGACCCGGTCGAGTATGCGCTGGACGGAATCGGTCAGACTCAGGTCAACAACGCCGTCGGGATGAGTTTCGCGGCGGGGCTCCGCGCGATCCTGCGACAGGACCCGGATGTCGTCATGGTTGGCGAAATCCGCGATCCGGAAACGGCGGAAATTGCCGTGCAGGCCTCGCTGACGGGTCACCTGGTGCTGTCCACCGTCCATACCAACAGTGCGATCGCCTCCGTGGCGCGGCTGCGCGATATGGGCGTCGAGCCGTTTCTCCTGTCGTCGACCCTGACGGCACTGATTGCTCAGCGTCTGGTTCGACGCCTGTGTGATGATTGCAAGGCCCCCTATGATCCCAGCGCGGCGGAACTGGCGGAGCTGGGACTGACAGGGCGCGGCGTGACGATGTACAAGCCCGTTGGCTGTTCGCATTGTTCGGGTGTCGGCTATCGTGGTCGCTTGGGGATTTACGAGATTGTTCCAATGGACGAGACCCTGCGCGCCATGATCCATGAAGGCGCGACGGAAAGCGAGATGGCAAAACAGGCCTTCGCGGCGCGTCAGACCCTGCTGGCGGATGGGGCGGACAAGGTCTTGGCCGGACTGACCAGCAGCGACGAAGTGTTGCGCGTCTGCCGCACGGACGAGGCATAG
- a CDS encoding amidohydrolase family protein — translation MIRSFSFILALAVSPLANAQDAPSSSENDVKISIYNNVSIIDGTGSPAQPDRTLVIEDGKIAAIIASDGFDATVYPGADIVDAGGQTVIPGLIDTHVHLRPVLSGDAGDKIIQRFLYSGITSVRDMAGDARVLANQSRAFDLNIAPGPNVYYSALMAGPSFFTDPRPAMSAQGKTAGDVPWMKAITADTDMTIAVAQAKGTSATGIKIYANLSAPEVHRIAAEGRKQGMKVWAHSMVFPARPSEVVSAGVDSISHVCRLAFESTHHTPQVYDHGVKLDYNRLDPRHPKIRTIYSDMKARGTILDATVWLYSVLEERQAKIPDAERKRAICPSEYAVALTRLAHEMGVDISTGTDASAPLEDAYPALHKEIETLVHKVGMTPLEAIRSATLIGAKTIGEENERGTIAVGKSADLVFLNADPADDIANLRTVRRTLKKGFVFLRSDYEDAKNAPTQ, via the coding sequence ATGATCCGTAGTTTTAGTTTCATTCTGGCCTTGGCGGTCAGCCCGCTCGCAAATGCCCAAGATGCACCATCGTCGTCTGAAAACGATGTCAAAATCAGCATTTATAATAACGTGTCGATCATTGACGGAACCGGTAGCCCCGCGCAGCCAGATCGAACTCTCGTGATTGAGGACGGGAAAATAGCCGCAATCATCGCCTCAGATGGGTTCGACGCAACCGTTTATCCAGGGGCCGACATTGTGGATGCGGGCGGTCAAACCGTTATTCCCGGACTCATCGATACTCATGTGCATTTACGCCCAGTGCTAAGCGGAGACGCTGGTGATAAAATCATTCAGCGGTTTCTGTATAGTGGTATTACATCCGTGCGCGACATGGCGGGAGATGCCCGTGTACTAGCCAATCAATCCCGCGCCTTTGATCTAAATATCGCACCGGGTCCGAATGTTTATTATTCGGCCCTGATGGCCGGACCCTCATTTTTCACGGACCCCCGCCCAGCCATGTCGGCGCAAGGTAAAACAGCCGGGGACGTCCCCTGGATGAAGGCTATCACGGCCGACACCGATATGACAATCGCGGTGGCGCAGGCAAAAGGCACGTCCGCTACAGGCATAAAAATATATGCAAACTTATCGGCACCAGAGGTGCACCGAATCGCGGCGGAAGGGCGCAAGCAGGGAATGAAAGTCTGGGCGCACAGCATGGTGTTTCCAGCGCGTCCTAGCGAGGTTGTCAGCGCCGGCGTGGACAGTATTTCCCATGTGTGCCGTCTGGCTTTTGAGTCAACCCACCATACGCCCCAGGTTTATGATCATGGCGTGAAGCTTGATTACAACCGCCTTGATCCGCGTCACCCCAAAATTCGCACCATATATTCCGATATGAAAGCGAGAGGAACCATATTGGATGCAACCGTGTGGCTTTACTCGGTTTTGGAAGAGCGCCAAGCCAAAATTCCTGACGCCGAAAGAAAACGGGCGATATGTCCATCCGAATACGCGGTTGCGCTCACTCGCTTGGCTCATGAGATGGGCGTGGATATATCAACGGGGACGGACGCGAGCGCCCCTCTGGAAGACGCATATCCCGCTCTTCATAAGGAAATCGAAACGCTCGTCCACAAAGTGGGCATGACGCCCCTCGAAGCCATTCGTTCAGCAACCCTGATTGGTGCCAAAACGATTGGCGAAGAAAACGAACGCGGGACTATTGCTGTTGGGAAGTCAGCCGACCTAGTATTTTTAAATGCAGACCCGGCGGACGATATCGCGAATTTACGTACCGTGAGACGCACTTTGAAAAAAGGGTTCGTGTTCCTTCGATCAGATTATGAGGATGCAAAAAATGCTCCCACTCAATAG
- a CDS encoding dipeptidase gives MQKMLPLNRRTFVTLAAAGTGVATLLRVPGVSSALASSADSSDQKIFPKLQDALVLNNLGGIYNPNLEVQTEDAIDLDPRALKDALASGTTMINNTIGYVAGDKEPFEFSVRSIAHSNRVIENHSDHLVKVLSSHDILRAKKEGKIGILQGFQNAAMMGEDASRAAIFAGLGVRVIQLTYNIKNQIGSGSMVPENGGITDFGHDVIAELNANKVVIDLSHSGKQTCLDALTSSKVPICITHTGCRALADLPRNKTDDELKGVADRGGVVGIYFMPFLREDGFASATDVVAHIEHAINICGEDHVGIGTDGGTTAIDDLDAARERTAKSIRRRRSLGISAKGENIGVVPFVPDLSGPTQFQKLADMLYARGHGIDRIEKILGRNFFSYYKSVWGA, from the coding sequence ATGCAAAAAATGCTCCCACTCAATAGGCGCACATTTGTAACACTGGCCGCAGCCGGAACTGGCGTAGCGACATTACTGAGGGTGCCGGGCGTATCTTCTGCTTTGGCTTCTTCAGCCGACTCCAGCGATCAAAAGATATTTCCGAAACTTCAAGACGCGCTAGTTCTCAACAATCTGGGAGGCATTTATAATCCCAATTTGGAGGTTCAAACCGAAGATGCGATTGATCTTGACCCGCGCGCGCTCAAAGATGCGCTCGCTTCCGGAACGACGATGATAAATAATACTATCGGGTATGTGGCGGGCGACAAGGAACCGTTTGAATTTAGTGTACGATCGATTGCTCACTCTAATCGTGTTATTGAAAATCACTCCGATCATCTAGTGAAAGTGCTGTCGAGCCACGACATTTTGCGCGCCAAAAAAGAGGGGAAAATTGGTATCCTGCAGGGCTTTCAGAACGCGGCCATGATGGGCGAGGACGCAAGCCGCGCCGCGATATTTGCGGGGCTGGGCGTAAGGGTAATTCAACTAACCTACAACATCAAAAACCAGATCGGGTCAGGATCGATGGTGCCGGAGAATGGCGGGATCACGGACTTTGGACATGATGTGATTGCAGAACTCAACGCCAACAAAGTTGTGATTGATTTGAGCCATAGTGGCAAGCAGACCTGTCTTGACGCGCTCACATCATCAAAAGTACCGATATGTATCACGCATACCGGCTGCCGCGCACTCGCCGATCTGCCCCGCAACAAGACTGATGATGAGTTGAAAGGTGTGGCGGACCGGGGTGGGGTTGTCGGCATCTATTTCATGCCGTTTCTGCGCGAAGATGGTTTCGCTTCTGCTACGGATGTCGTGGCGCATATTGAGCATGCGATTAATATTTGCGGCGAAGACCATGTGGGAATCGGCACGGACGGAGGCACAACCGCCATTGACGATCTGGACGCCGCACGTGAGCGTACAGCAAAATCCATACGCCGTCGACGCTCGCTTGGCATTTCGGCAAAAGGCGAAAACATAGGCGTCGTGCCATTTGTCCCTGATCTCTCAGGCCCTACACAGTTTCAAAAGCTCGCCGACATGCTGTATGCGCGCGGGCATGGCATCGACCGAATTGAAAAGATCTTGGGTCGCAATTTTTTCAGTTATTACAAAAGTGTTTGGGGAGCCTAA
- a CDS encoding dihydrolipoyl dehydrogenase family protein has protein sequence MSQDSKKTVHAVDLCVIGAGSAGLSVAYGASHLGRSVVLFEREAMGGDCLNTGCVPSKALIKAAKVAHDRRHGSDYGIAPSEPEIDFEVVKAHIQGVIDQIAPVDSVERYEGFGVTVIKEDAAFTDERTVESENHIVRAKRIVVAAGSRASIIPIPGLDTVDYLTNESIFHVDRLPEHLMIIGSGPIGLEMGQSFRRLGSDVTIIDIAEPLGRSDADHAAVLLDQLRSEGVVFRAPVKTKQISQNAKGQITVEFEEGESITGSHLLVAAGRAPNVEGLALEKGGVTYDRRGIETDAALRTSNKRVYAAGDIAAGKGGLTHAAGFHAGALIKNLYFMPPGLGGIFAKATTDRMPAVIYTQPELGTIGAGPDEAAKTLHFEFDENDRAIAERSTLGGVKLYLNGKSKIIGASVVGEQAGEMINTISLAMAGGLKLSQISGMISPYPTRTEAVKRAASSHFTDAIFGPKARALAGFWTKFQ, from the coding sequence ATGTCCCAAGATTCAAAAAAGACGGTTCACGCGGTTGATCTGTGTGTCATCGGTGCGGGCTCGGCCGGTCTCTCCGTGGCTTATGGTGCCTCACATCTTGGCCGGTCCGTCGTTCTGTTCGAACGCGAAGCCATGGGCGGCGACTGCCTGAATACGGGCTGCGTCCCATCCAAGGCGCTGATCAAGGCCGCCAAGGTCGCCCATGACCGCCGACACGGCAGCGACTACGGCATTGCCCCCTCCGAACCCGAAATCGACTTCGAGGTCGTGAAGGCCCACATACAGGGCGTGATCGACCAGATCGCCCCTGTCGACTCGGTCGAACGCTATGAAGGTTTCGGCGTCACCGTCATCAAGGAAGACGCCGCCTTCACGGACGAACGCACCGTGGAATCGGAAAATCACATCGTGCGCGCCAAGCGCATCGTCGTGGCCGCCGGGTCGCGGGCCAGCATCATCCCGATCCCGGGCCTCGACACGGTCGATTATCTTACCAACGAGTCCATATTCCACGTTGACCGCTTGCCGGAACATCTCATGATCATCGGCTCGGGCCCCATCGGGCTGGAAATGGGTCAGAGCTTCCGCCGTCTGGGGTCCGATGTCACCATCATCGATATTGCCGAGCCATTGGGCCGTAGTGACGCCGATCATGCGGCGGTCCTGCTGGATCAGCTCCGGTCCGAAGGCGTCGTTTTTCGCGCGCCCGTCAAAACCAAACAGATCAGCCAGAACGCGAAAGGCCAGATCACGGTCGAATTTGAAGAGGGCGAGTCGATTACGGGCTCACACCTCCTGGTCGCCGCGGGCCGCGCGCCCAACGTCGAAGGGCTGGCGCTTGAAAAGGGCGGCGTGACCTATGACCGCCGCGGGATCGAAACCGACGCTGCGCTACGAACGTCGAACAAGCGTGTCTACGCGGCAGGCGACATCGCCGCCGGCAAGGGTGGCTTGACCCATGCGGCAGGTTTTCATGCCGGCGCGCTGATCAAGAACCTCTATTTCATGCCGCCTGGACTGGGCGGGATCTTCGCCAAGGCGACGACCGACCGCATGCCCGCCGTGATTTATACCCAGCCCGAACTGGGCACGATCGGCGCGGGGCCTGACGAGGCCGCCAAGACGCTTCACTTCGAATTCGACGAAAACGACCGCGCCATCGCCGAACGCTCCACCTTGGGCGGCGTCAAACTCTATCTCAACGGCAAGTCCAAGATCATCGGCGCTTCCGTCGTCGGCGAACAGGCGGGCGAAATGATCAACACGATCAGCCTGGCCATGGCGGGCGGGCTGAAACTGTCGCAGATCAGCGGCATGATTTCACCTTATCCAACACGGACGGAAGCCGTCAAACGTGCCGCCTCCAGCCATTTCACCGACGCCATCTTCGGACCCAAGGCCCGCGCCTTGGCCGGGTTCTGGACGAAGTTTCAGTAG
- a CDS encoding DUF6090 family protein yields MILRRLSESLRRQDWITVLIEIGIVVIGLLIGLQINNWNEARADRAKEAAFLERLAVDVDRARGQLAGFVEAREDRLRTIARVENMYFGDGDIEPLGEWACRQFATMHLITHPPVAVPSITEAFAGGRIDLLTEADLIQALIVVEQSEDRLRDVIDSMRVDLPMLSQKYPEAISWRRATDFGENLDEVFASGGYQMAADCLFLKTTPEQAFLSDVVNGYQKNQWYVNFLKRHLEQLDELAAVLDGETVSNSHEGGK; encoded by the coding sequence ATGATCCTCCGCCGTCTCTCAGAATCCCTCCGCCGGCAGGACTGGATCACCGTGCTGATCGAAATCGGTATCGTCGTGATCGGCCTGCTAATTGGTTTGCAGATCAACAACTGGAATGAGGCACGGGCGGATCGTGCGAAGGAGGCCGCATTTCTTGAGCGTCTGGCGGTCGATGTTGATCGCGCAAGGGGGCAATTGGCGGGATTTGTCGAAGCCCGTGAAGACCGGTTGCGGACCATCGCGCGCGTTGAAAATATGTATTTTGGCGACGGAGATATTGAACCGCTTGGCGAGTGGGCTTGCAGGCAATTTGCCACCATGCATCTCATCACCCATCCACCCGTCGCCGTCCCCAGCATTACAGAAGCCTTTGCGGGCGGCAGGATTGACCTGCTTACAGAGGCAGACCTTATTCAGGCGCTGATCGTCGTGGAACAGAGCGAAGATCGTTTGCGCGACGTTATTGATAGCATGCGTGTGGATCTTCCAATGCTAAGCCAGAAATATCCAGAAGCCATCAGTTGGAGACGCGCAACGGATTTCGGCGAGAATCTAGACGAGGTTTTTGCGTCAGGGGGATACCAAATGGCTGCGGATTGCCTCTTTCTGAAAACGACTCCGGAACAGGCATTCCTGAGCGATGTTGTGAATGGCTATCAGAAAAATCAGTGGTATGTGAATTTCCTGAAGCGTCATTTGGAACAACTCGACGAACTGGCGGCAGTGCTGGACGGGGAAACCGTTTCCAACAGTCATGAGGGGGGCAAATAG
- a CDS encoding TVP38/TMEM64 family protein, with translation MTETMHDMPPADAVSKPLWKRLLPLGIIAVALGLFFALGGPDYVSLDSLRDNRDALSALVADNFVLVLLGFIALYAILVGISFPGASFLSIFGGFLFGAIVGGLAVVIGATLGATAIFLAARYAFGDALSKKAGPYMKKFEAGLKENELSYLFILRLIPAFPFFIVNIVPALFDVKIRNYVLTTFFGIIPGSFVYASVGAGVGAIFDTGGDVQLSGLMLQPKVIGPILGLIALSLLPILYKKFFQKKSAGATAGTEG, from the coding sequence ATGACCGAGACAATGCACGATATGCCGCCTGCCGACGCAGTGTCAAAACCCCTCTGGAAGCGCCTGCTGCCGCTGGGCATTATCGCCGTAGCGCTCGGTCTGTTCTTCGCGCTGGGCGGACCGGACTATGTGTCGCTCGACAGTCTAAGGGATAATCGAGACGCGCTCAGTGCGCTGGTAGCGGATAATTTCGTGCTCGTCCTGCTCGGCTTCATCGCCCTTTACGCCATACTGGTCGGGATCAGCTTTCCGGGCGCGAGCTTCCTGTCCATTTTCGGCGGTTTCCTGTTCGGCGCGATCGTTGGGGGGCTGGCCGTGGTGATCGGCGCGACTCTCGGCGCGACGGCCATTTTTCTGGCGGCACGCTACGCTTTTGGCGACGCGCTATCGAAAAAGGCCGGACCCTATATGAAAAAGTTCGAAGCGGGCTTGAAAGAGAATGAACTGTCCTATCTGTTCATCCTGCGTCTCATTCCGGCCTTTCCTTTCTTTATCGTCAATATTGTTCCGGCCCTGTTCGATGTGAAAATCCGAAATTACGTGCTGACGACTTTCTTCGGCATCATCCCGGGGTCCTTCGTTTATGCCAGTGTCGGCGCTGGCGTCGGAGCCATTTTCGATACGGGGGGCGATGTTCAACTGTCGGGCCTGATGCTGCAGCCGAAAGTGATCGGCCCGATCCTCGGCCTGATCGCGCTGAGCCTCCTGCCAATTCTCTACAAGAAATTCTTCCAGAAAAAATCAGCGGGCGCGACCGCAGGCACCGAGGGCTAG
- a CDS encoding DUF6090 family protein has product MIFRRISKSLRRQDWVTVLIEIGIVVIGLLIGLQINNWNEARVEKQAEYKFLERLHAEIMATQDDLSGFSKIVETRASELEATVRVVFGSDQEVELTGDQCMAMFLSHAYNFPPTDLPTISEILSSGQFNVISDDALRAALSRMGQINARAEKTSDLFNASPLNLPRAYPELIRVDYVLNADGMETAADNGSMVQCDLTGMRLSQAFRNDLTINLERYIAYEALVVDRLRTQFDMIHTELDRVLGHTHEGNAP; this is encoded by the coding sequence GTGATCTTCCGTCGCATCTCAAAATCCCTCAGACGACAGGACTGGGTCACCGTGCTGATCGAAATCGGTATCGTTGTGATTGGCCTGCTGATTGGTCTGCAGATCAATAACTGGAACGAGGCGCGGGTCGAAAAGCAGGCTGAATATAAGTTTCTGGAACGCCTGCATGCAGAGATCATGGCGACTCAAGACGATCTTAGCGGTTTTTCGAAAATAGTCGAAACACGCGCGTCCGAGTTGGAAGCGACCGTCCGTGTTGTTTTTGGAAGCGATCAAGAGGTGGAACTTACAGGCGATCAATGTATGGCCATGTTCTTGTCTCATGCCTACAATTTTCCGCCGACAGACTTGCCAACAATTAGCGAGATCCTGTCATCGGGACAGTTCAACGTCATCAGCGATGATGCGCTTCGCGCGGCCTTGAGTCGAATGGGCCAAATCAATGCCCGGGCCGAAAAGACGTCCGATCTGTTTAATGCATCACCCTTAAACCTTCCCCGTGCCTACCCTGAGCTCATCAGGGTGGACTATGTCCTGAATGCGGACGGGATGGAAACGGCTGCAGACAATGGCTCGATGGTTCAGTGCGATCTGACCGGCATGCGCTTGTCACAAGCTTTCAGGAATGACCTAACGATCAATCTCGAGCGTTACATCGCATATGAAGCTCTTGTCGTTGACCGGTTGCGGACACAGTTTGACATGATCCATACGGAACTCGATCGCGTCCTCGGGCACACGCACGAGGGAAACGCGCCATGA